The following DNA comes from Streptomyces globosus.
GACTGCCTCGGCGTCTACGAGACGGACTGACCGGAACGCGAAGGGGGGCGGTGCACCGTGCGGTGCACCGCCCCCCTTGCGGCGGACGGGTGTCGGGCCGTCCCGTCCGGAGGCCTAGAGGAACGAGTTGATCTCGATCGTCTCGGTGCGGCCGGGGCCGACGCCGATCGCGGAGATCGGGGCGCCCGACATCTCCTCCAGGGCCTTCACGTACGCCTGCGCGTTCTTCGGCAGGTCGGAGAAGGTCTTGGCCTTGGTGATGTCCTCGGACCAGCCCGGCAGGTTCTCGTAGATCGGCTTCGCGTGGTGGAAGTCCGTCTGCGAGTACGGCAGCTCCTCGACGCGCTTGCCGTCGATCTCGTACGCGACGCACACGGGGATCTGCTCCCAGCCGGTCAGCACGTCCAGCTTGGTCAGGAAGAAGTCCGTCAGGCCGTTCACGCGGGTGGCGTAGCGGGCGATCGGGGCGTCGAACCAGCCGCAGCGCCGGTCGCGGCCGGTGGTCACGCCGCGCTCGCCGCCGATGCGGCGCAGGTCCTCGCCGTCCTGGTCGAACAGCTCGGTCGGGAACGGGCCCGCGCCGACGCGGGTCGTGTAGGCCTTCAGGATGCCGATGACGCGGCTGATCCGGGTCGGGCCGACGCCCGTGCCGGTGCAGGCGCCGCCCGCGGTGGGGTTCGAGGAGGTCACGAACGGGTACGTGCCGTGGTCGACGTCGAGGAGGGTGCCCTGGCCGCCCTCGAACAGCACGACCTTGTCCTCGTCGAGCGCGTTGTTGAGGATCAGGGTGGTGTCCGCGACGTACGGCTTGATCTGGTCCGCGTACTGGAGCATCTCCTCCACGATCGCGGCGGCCTCGATCGCGCGGCGGTTGTACAGCTTGGCGAGCAGCTGGTTCTTGTTCTCCAGCGCCGCCTCGACCTTCTGGATGAGGATCGACTCGTCGTAGAGGTCCTGGACGCGGATGCCGACGCGGTTGATCTTGTCCGCGTACGTCGGGCCGATGCCGCGGCCGGTCGTGCCGATCTTGCGCTTGCCGAGGAAGCGCTCGCCGACCTTGTCGAGGGTGACGTTGTACGGCGTGATCAGGTGGGCGTTTCCGCTGATCAGCAGCTTCGAGGTGTCGATGCCGCGCTCGTTCAGCCCGCGCAGCTCGGACAGGAGCACGGACGGGTCGACGACGACGCCGTTGCCGATGACCGGGGTGCATCCGGGGGACAGGATGCCGGACGGGAGAAGGTGCAGCGCGTACTTCTGGTCGCCTACGACGACCGTGTGGCCGGCGTTGTTGCCGCCCTGGTAGCGCACCACGTAGTCAACGGATCCACCGAGCAGGTCGGTGGCCTTCCCCTTGCCCTCGTCACCCCACTGAGCTCCGAGCAGCACAAGAGCGGGCACAGGCGTACACCTCTTCCGGATGGGGCATGTCCAAGGCCAGGGGGCGTACGACGATGTACACCGCAGGCTGGGCCGTCGGACCGGTACCCCGGAATAGACGAAGGCCCTGGCGCAATAGCGCAAGGGCCTCTTGCACAAAGATGCTACCCGAGGAAGGACCGAGGTGTCGGCTCCGGAGCCCACCATGAGCCCTGCGGGCGCGCCGGTCGGCGGCCTGCTCGTGCTCGTCGACCCGGTCGCGCGCCGTCTCGACGGAGAGTCCGTGCGCATCGCGAGGGACGTGCTGTCGGCCGGGGCGGCGGCGAAGATCTGCCTCCCCCAGTCGCCGGAGGAGTTCGCGCGGGCCCTCGCCCGCCGCGGCCATCGGCGGCCGGTGATCGTCGGCGACGACCGGGCCCTCGTACGGGCGGTCGGGCTGCTGCACCGGGAGCGGGAGCTCGACGGGGAGGCCCTCTCGGTGGTTCCCGTGGGGCAGGCGGGCTCGCTGGGGCTGGCGCGGCTGCTGGGGGTCCCCTTGTCGGCGGTGTCCGCGGCGCGGGCGGCCCTGGACGGGGTCGTCGGCGTCCGCGACCTGCTCGTCGACGACAGCGACGGCGTCGTCCTCGGCGGACTGCGCATCCCGCCCGTCCGGCCGCCCGCGCCCCGGGCGGGCGGGGCGTCGGTGCGCAGCGCCTACCGGTCGCTGGTGCGGACGCTCGCCGGGCCGCCCGCGGCGCCGGCCGCGGGGCACCGGCTGCGGGTGGAGGCCGACGGGGTGGTGCTGGCCGACGTGGACCGCCCCGTCGACGACGTCGCGGTCGCGCCCGGCGGGGGCGGCCTGGCGGAGGTCGCCGTCCGCGCGGAGGGCGCCGTGGTCCGGGCCCGCGCCGCGGCGGTCACGGTGGCGGGAGCCGACTTCCGCTACCGGGCCGACGCGGCGGTCTCCGGGCCGGTCCGGCGGCGGACGTGGACCGTGCGGCCGGCGGCCTGGGGGCTCATCCTGCCGCGCTGACCGGCGTACGGGCCGTCTCGCGCAGCACGCGGCGGCGGGAGAGGACGGTGACGGCGAGCGAGGCGGCCGCGAGCCCCGTGATCGCCGTCGCCGGCCCGACGGCCTGGGCGGCGGCGCCGGCGAGGGCGGCGCCGATGCCCTGCCAGGTCATCCGGCCCGCGGACTCCGCGCCCTGGACCTGGCCGCGGACCGCGTCCGGGGTGAGCGCGAGGAGCTGCTCCTGCATCGGCAGGGTGGCCGCGAAGCCGGCGCCGGCGAGGAACACGGCGACGGCGGCGACCGGCAGCGGCGGGTGGAGCGCGAACACCAGGAAGGGCGCGGCCATCAGCAGCCGCAGGGGGAAGGCGGCGCGGCGCCTGCCCCCTGCGGTGAGGAGCCGCCCGACGGCGAGGTCGCCGAGGAGCAGCCCCGCGGACGCGGCGGCCAGGAGGTGGCCGGCGTACTGCCCGGCGTACGGGATGAACAGCGCCTCGCAGCCGACGACCAGGCCGTTCGGCACCCAGAGGTTCAGCAGCAGGGCCCGCCGGCCGGGACGGCCCAGCAGTTCGGTGTTGCCGGCCCAGGTGCTGCGCAGGCCGGGGCGGCGGGCGAGCCGGACGGAGCGCTCGCGGAGGGTGGCCGCGACGGCGGCCAGGGAGAGCGCGGTGAGCGCGGCGGCGGCAGCGAACAGCCCGTGCGGGCCGATCGCGCGCACCAGCACCGCGCCGGAGGCGTAGCCGAGGACGGAGACGGCGCCGGCGGTGATGTTCATCAGCGAGCGGGCCGGGGCGTAGGCGGATGCGGGGACGATCTCGGCGAGCAGGCCCATGCGGGTGCCGGTGCCGAGGGACTGGAAGAAACCGAGGGCCAGGAGCAGGGCGAAGCGGGCGGTGAGCGGCAGACCCGGCACGGCCTGGGCGGCGATGCCGGCGAGGGAGGCGCCCTGGAGGGCGAGCAGGGTGCGGCGGGGGCGGCTGCCGTCGGCGACGGACATCAGGGTGAGCGCCCCGAGCACGGTCGCGAAGGTCGCCCCGTACATGCTGACCGCTGTCAGGAAGGGGGAGCCGGTCTGGCGGTCGACGAGGCTGCCGAGGGCGAACCCGGACAGGGCGCTCGCGGCGGCGGTGAGGGCGAAGCTCGCGAAGAGCCCGGCGAACTCCCGGTTCCGGAGCAGCTCCCGGTACCCGGGACGGGCTCCCGGCGGCACGGGCGCGCGCGATGTTGATGAGGCGTCAGAAGGCATGAAAAAAGCCTCCGTTCGCTCCCGTCAGGGAGAGCCGGAGGCCTTGGTTGGACCATAGCACGCGGGGGCGGGGCGTTCAGAACTCGACGATCAGCTCCCGCAGCCCGCGGATCACGTACCCGGGCTGCCACTGCGGTTCGCGGACCAGCTTCAGCGGGGGCACGCCGTCCGCCAGGAGCGCGCCGAAGGAGGCCGCCAGCTCGCGGCGGGCCAGCGGGGCGCCCAGGCAGTAGTGGATGCCCGCGCCGAAGCTGAGGTGCGGGTTGTCGGTGCGGGAGAGGTCGAGGGTGTCCGGGTCCGCGAAGCGGGCCGGGTCGCGGTTGGCGGAGCCGAACAGCAGCGCGACCTCCGCGCCGCGCGGGATGACCGCGCCGCCGATCTCGATGTCGTCCAGGACCCACCGCTCGAACATCTGGAGCGGGGTGTCGTAGCGCATCAGCTCATCCACAGCTGTGGACAACTTTCCCCGGTCGAGCGCGGCCAGCTGTCCAGGATTGCGGAAGAGTGCCCACCAGCCGTTGACGGTCGTGTTCACGGTGGCCTCGTGGCCGGCGTTCAGCAGGAGCACGCAGGTGGAGATCATTTCCTGTTCGCTGAGCCGCCCCTCCTCGTCGTGCGCCGCGATGAGCCCGGAGACCAGGTCCTCCCCGGGCTGCCGGCGCCGCCGGGCGATCAGCTCCCGCAGGTAGGCGCTGAACTCGGTGCTCGCCTGCACGGCCCGCCGCGCCGTCTCTTCGTCGGGCCGCAGCTCGAACATCCCGCAGATGTCCGCGGACCACGGCCGCAGCAGCCCCCGGTCCTCCTCCGGCACCCCCAGCAGCTCCGCGATCACCGCCACGGGCAGCGGCTCGGCGACCACCGCCAGCAGGTCGCCGCCCCCGTCGGCGAGGAGCCGGCCCACCAGCTCCCCGGCGAGCCGCTCCACCGCCGGCGCGAGCCGCTCCACCGTCCGCGGCGTGAACGCCTTCGACACCAGCCGCCGCACCCGCCCGTGCGCCGGGTCCTCCAGGTCGAGCAGCCCGTTGTCGTTGAGCACGTGGAACGGCTCGTGCTCCGGCGGCGGCGCCGTACGCCCGAACTCCTCGTGCGAGAAGCGGTGCAGGTACGTCCGCCCGAGCCGCCGGTCGCGCAGCAGGGCACTCACGTCGGCGTAGTGCGGCACGAGCCACTGCCCGGTGGCCTCGCACCAGACGGCCCTGCCCTGCTCCCGCAACTCCCGGTAGGCCGGGTACGGGTCGGCGACGAACGCGGCATCCCACGGATCAAAGCCCATGCCCGCAGCCTAGTGCTGCGACCCCTGCCGGGCAGCCGGACCGCGTCGGGCCGGCTATGCGGGGGTGACGAGGCGGGTCTCGTAGGCGAAGACCGCCGCCTGCGTCCGGTCGCGCAGGCCCAGCTTCACCAGGATCCGGCTGACGTGCGTCTTGATGGTGGACTCGGCCACCACCAGCCGGTCCGCGATCTCCGCATTGGAGAGGCCCTGCGCGATCAGGACGAGCACCTCCGTCTCCCGGTCCGTCAACTCCCCCACCCCGGAAGCGTCGACCGGCCGGGGGGCCGCGGACAGCCGCGAGAACTCCGAGATCAGCCGCTTGGTCACCGTCGGCGCCAGCAGCGCCTCCCCGGACGCCACCACCCGTACCCCCTCGGCCAGTTGCCTGGCGGAGGCGTCCTTCAGCAGGAACCCGGACGCCCCGGCCCGCAGCGCCTGGTACACGTACTCGTCGAGGTCGAAGGTCGTCAGGACCAGCACCTTCGCGTCCGTGCCCATGGCGGCGATCTCCCGCGTGGCCTCCAGCCCGTTCATCACCGGCATCCGGACGTCCATCAGCACCACGTCCGGACCGAGCGCCGCCACCTGCGCGACGGCCTCCCGCCCGTCGACGGCCTCGCCGACCACCTCGATGCCGTCCATCGCGTTCAGCAGGACCGAGAAGCCCTCCCGGACCATCATCTGGTCGTCGACGATGAGAACCCTGATCGTCATGCCTGTTCCCGCGCCGTCTCCAGAGCCGCTTCCTGCCCGCGCACGGGTATGAACACCGCCACCTCGTATCCGCCTTCCGCGGTCCGCCCGGCCGTCATCTGCCCCTCCAGCATGGCGACCCGCTCCCGCATGCCCGTGATCCCGTGCCCCGCACCCGGCGAGGGCCGCACGTCCCCGGTCGGCGCCCCGTTGACGACACGTATGCCGAGCCCGCCCAGCACGTACGACACCTCCACGCCGGCGGCCGCTCCCGGCGCATGCCGCAGGGTGTTGCTCAGGGCCTCCTGCACGATCCGGTACGCCGACAGCTCGACTCCCTGCGGCAGCTCCCGCACCGCACCCGTCACCGTCTTCTCCACCCGCAGGCCGGCCTCCCGCACATTGGCGACGAGCCCGTCCAGCGAGGCCAGTGTCGGCTGCGGGGCGTCCGGCGCCTCGTAGTCCTCGG
Coding sequences within:
- a CDS encoding adenylosuccinate synthase, which translates into the protein MPALVLLGAQWGDEGKGKATDLLGGSVDYVVRYQGGNNAGHTVVVGDQKYALHLLPSGILSPGCTPVIGNGVVVDPSVLLSELRGLNERGIDTSKLLISGNAHLITPYNVTLDKVGERFLGKRKIGTTGRGIGPTYADKINRVGIRVQDLYDESILIQKVEAALENKNQLLAKLYNRRAIEAAAIVEEMLQYADQIKPYVADTTLILNNALDEDKVVLFEGGQGTLLDVDHGTYPFVTSSNPTAGGACTGTGVGPTRISRVIGILKAYTTRVGAGPFPTELFDQDGEDLRRIGGERGVTTGRDRRCGWFDAPIARYATRVNGLTDFFLTKLDVLTGWEQIPVCVAYEIDGKRVEELPYSQTDFHHAKPIYENLPGWSEDITKAKTFSDLPKNAQAYVKALEEMSGAPISAIGVGPGRTETIEINSFL
- a CDS encoding diacylglycerol kinase → MSPAGAPVGGLLVLVDPVARRLDGESVRIARDVLSAGAAAKICLPQSPEEFARALARRGHRRPVIVGDDRALVRAVGLLHRERELDGEALSVVPVGQAGSLGLARLLGVPLSAVSAARAALDGVVGVRDLLVDDSDGVVLGGLRIPPVRPPAPRAGGASVRSAYRSLVRTLAGPPAAPAAGHRLRVEADGVVLADVDRPVDDVAVAPGGGGLAEVAVRAEGAVVRARAAAVTVAGADFRYRADAAVSGPVRRRTWTVRPAAWGLILPR
- a CDS encoding cytochrome P450, with the translated sequence MGFDPWDAAFVADPYPAYRELREQGRAVWCEATGQWLVPHYADVSALLRDRRLGRTYLHRFSHEEFGRTAPPPEHEPFHVLNDNGLLDLEDPAHGRVRRLVSKAFTPRTVERLAPAVERLAGELVGRLLADGGGDLLAVVAEPLPVAVIAELLGVPEEDRGLLRPWSADICGMFELRPDEETARRAVQASTEFSAYLRELIARRRRQPGEDLVSGLIAAHDEEGRLSEQEMISTCVLLLNAGHEATVNTTVNGWWALFRNPGQLAALDRGKLSTAVDELMRYDTPLQMFERWVLDDIEIGGAVIPRGAEVALLFGSANRDPARFADPDTLDLSRTDNPHLSFGAGIHYCLGAPLARRELAASFGALLADGVPPLKLVREPQWQPGYVIRGLRELIVEF
- a CDS encoding response regulator, whose translation is MTIRVLIVDDQMMVREGFSVLLNAMDGIEVVGEAVDGREAVAQVAALGPDVVLMDVRMPVMNGLEATREIAAMGTDAKVLVLTTFDLDEYVYQALRAGASGFLLKDASARQLAEGVRVVASGEALLAPTVTKRLISEFSRLSAAPRPVDASGVGELTDRETEVLVLIAQGLSNAEIADRLVVAESTIKTHVSRILVKLGLRDRTQAAVFAYETRLVTPA